One genomic segment of Erpetoichthys calabaricus chromosome 7, fErpCal1.3, whole genome shotgun sequence includes these proteins:
- the rfesd gene encoding Rieske domain-containing protein — protein MASDGNTSVMIGAMDDIIQRTRITVLIQGREVVVFYHKGEFYAMDMRCYHAGGPLHLGDIEDIDGKVCIICPWHKYKITLTDGEGLYEACNPRDFSTKWCSKGVKQRTHLVHVENGNVYVTLSDLSSPIDSDYYQSEKFKESIKVPQRI, from the exons ATGGCCTCTGATGGAAATACCTCAGTTATGATAGGAGCAATGGATGATATCATACAGAGGACCCGCATTACTGTGCTGATTCAAGGCAGGGAAGTGGTAGTCTTCTACCACAAAGGAGAATTTTACGCAATGGATATGCGCTGTTACC ATGCAGGAGGTCCATTACACTTGGGAGACATAGAG gaTATTGATGGCAAAGTGTGCATTATCTGTCCATGGCACAAGTATAAAATAACTCTGACTGATGGAGAAGGGCTGTATGAAGCATGTAATCCCAGAGATTTTTCAACCAAGTGGTGCTCTAAAGGGGTGAAGCAAAGAACTCATTTAGTTCATGTAGAAAATGGGAATGTATATGTTACACTTTCAGACTTATCTTCTCCTATTGACTCTGACTACTATCAGTctgaaaaattcaaagaatcaATAAAAGTGCCACAGAGAATCTAG